Genomic DNA from Thermotoga petrophila RKU-1:
ATTCGATATTCACGCAGGGAGATACCTGGGAAGAGCTCCTTGAGATGATAAAAGATGCGGTCAAATGCCATTTCGATGAGGGTGCTCCTAAGTACGTACATGCTCGCTTTGTGAAGGATGTGACGATTGCGGTATGAAACTACCGAGGGATGTATCTGCGGATCGTTTGATAAGTTAGAAGATCTAGAATATGAGGTTGTCAGACAACGAGGGAGTCACGTACGTCTCTCCTATAGAGGAAAACACTTCATAACCGTACCGGTTCACAAGATGTAGTTGCGTACCATGGAATCAGCATTGAACAACCCCCATCCCCCCTGGATTGGAAGGTTGTTGTAGATTGATTTCAGACATCTTTATCAGCGATCCTTTTCGATTCATTCACGTACGTTTCTATTATCCTTCTGAACGTTGTGTTGTTTTGCATCAACTCTTCGAACCCTCCGACAGACGAAACTTTTCCGTTTTCAAGGAAGATTATCTTACTCGCAACCCTTATGATATTCGGTTTGTGCGATATCATGATGGCTGTTTTTTCTTTCAAAAATTCAATCAATTTCTCCAGTAAGAATTTTTCTGTTATCGTGTCCAGGTTTGTGAGAGGTTCATCCAGAACAACAACTGGTTTGTCTGCATAGAAGAGTCTGGCAAGTTGTATCCTCTGTTTTTCTCCTCCTGAGACGAAACTTCCTCCTTCTCCAAGTTTTCTTCCTCTCAGATGTTCTATTCCAAGTTCTTTTATGATTCTTTACTTTCCCTCCCTGATGTTCTGGAAGATTTTTCAGAAAGGCCTTCCCATCACCAATGTTCGCTAATACATATCGATGTTTCCGTACTTTCTTGCTGCAAATTCAATCAACCGCAGTGTGAAATAGGCCAAAACGAGGTATGCAAGACCTACTGCCGCTTCCCAGGCACTTGAAATCCAGGCCTTCATTTTAAATCCTTGCAGAGCGTATATTATGCTTTCGACCGAACGCGAAAGCGGCAAAAGCTGTGAAAGCCATCTGAAAAACACGGGCAGTCTTTCTATAGGAAAACTTGCACCGCTCAAAATGAAAACCAACATCTCTGCAACACCAAGAAGCATGTTGATATCTCTCGTCAGCAGTCCAAGAGCTGCCACCGTCATTCCGAAACTGCTCAGAGCCAGTACACCTATCGTCATATGGGCAAAAAGGCTCGCAGTAATGGAGGGATCAAGTTTTAAAAAGCAAAATGAAACAGCCAGTCCCAGAATCACCGTGGCCAGTGCATCGATTATGTGAAAAGGCATCTTTTTTAGCATTACTTTGAATTTCGATGAAGGCGAAACAACGAAGAAAATCAACGATCCCTGATCTCGCTCGGAGAAAAATATTATGCCGAGCCCTTTAAAAACGCTTATTGAAGACAGAGCCATGATATTTGCTATTATGAAAGCTCTCGCATCGTGCAGCGTTTTATATCCATATGCAAGAAGTGTTGAGTAAAAGAGCAGCCGAAAAATCGGATTGATGATCTTTTCAGCGGCATAGGCTTTCCAGTTCAGCCACAGGGAAACCCCTTTGTACGAAATCCAAAAATGTCTGAGCAGCCTCACTTCTCAAACCAGCTCCCCTTCCGCTCTGCTTTTTCTTTCTATCTTTTTGAAAAGAACATGTCCTAAAAGAAAGTAAAAAAGCGTGAGTAAAAGTGCGTTGAAAATCAAATCCTTTCCAGCACTGCCAACTTCAAAGGAATCTCTCATCAGCGTAACTGACCAGCTTATGGGAAGGAAACTGGAAATCACTCGAATCCATTTTGGAA
This window encodes:
- a CDS encoding type II toxin-antitoxin system HicB family antitoxin; translation: METQKEIVFIAVESEDGGYIEKTERYSIFTQGDTWEELLEMIKDAVKCHFDEGAPKYVHARFVKDVTIAV
- a CDS encoding type II toxin-antitoxin system HicA family toxin produces the protein MRYETTEGCICGSFDKLEDLEYEVVRQRGSHVRLSYRGKHFITVPVHKM
- a CDS encoding ABC transporter permease encodes the protein MRLLRHFWISYKGVSLWLNWKAYAAEKIINPIFRLLFYSTLLAYGYKTLHDARAFIIANIMALSSISVFKGLGIIFFSERDQGSLIFFVVSPSSKFKVMLKKMPFHIIDALATVILGLAVSFCFLKLDPSITASLFAHMTIGVLALSSFGMTVAALGLLTRDINMLLGVAEMLVFILSGASFPIERLPVFFRWLSQLLPLSRSVESIIYALQGFKMKAWISSAWEAAVGLAYLVLAYFTLRLIEFAARKYGNIDMY